AAGCCCATTTACTGACTGGATGCCTCACCTCTTACACAGCCCGCCGTCTCTGGTCAAATGCGCCTTTGTAGTACCTGCTCAACAGTAGACATTGCCTTACAACTAGAGAGCGCAACAAGAAATTTCATCAACATTGACCAGGACTACTGGGAGTCACGGGCCAAGGAATACAGCCAAtgacaaagaggagaaaagcgAGCACAGGACGTCTCTAATTGTTACTATCTTTGGTATAATAAATAAGAGGAATCTCACTACCAGGTAATATCCTTCGCGACTATATTGTCCTTGGTGTTTTGATTCCCTGGCAGAGATGTTATACGACGGAAACTCCCTGTTTAAGAAGTTCGCCTAGCACCCCATCTTGAAGACGAAACCATCgccctcctcagcctcccaGCAGAATAAACTTTTcgtgatgaagatgaaaccgTTGCCCAATCCCTCCCAATCCCTCCCAACTACCCAAAAAAAACCCATTGCTTGCCTTTTATAGTACCTATCCCCTTAAGATCTTCCTTCCCAAAAACCCATAACACGCTTGAATTCCTCACACATTCATCCCTCGCTCCTCCCAATCAGCCAGACCATTCGCCAAGTCAGTTGGTATAGGTCGGGGATGCTTGTCTGCTATTTGTCTTACCAAACTAGCTACCTCCTGTGCGGGTGGCCAGTATCCGTGTATGTACCACCCATCCTCCAGGTTAACAATGCGAGCAATCATCCGGGCGGATATTCTCGCATGCTCTGACAGGTCATCGATAAAGGCTATTATTCGCTCTGGGGGCCAAGCATTTCCCGTAGCCTGCTTGTCTGGGGTTAGAATTTGCTTTTCTAAGAGTTGGATCTTCGTGGTTGGACAACGTACCTCACCGCCGACACTCTCAGCAGATGGCGTTTCATCGTTAGATGCTGGAGAATCATCATTTCCACGAACCAGAGGCGTGGACATGGCCGGCGTACGCCAATCATAAACTCGTAGCGGATAATCCAGCAGTGGACCGTTTGctacagcagctgcagcatccattAATGGGCTTGGGTTGGACGGTTGTTTAATTGACTTTGGTGTCTGCTCCTCAGCATCCGGCGTCTGGTCGTTTGAAGCGGGCGATTGGTCGTTTGATGGTTCCATCACATTGCGAATCTGATCGTTGTCGTATTCAGAGGCTGGTGGGACACTCTCAAGCATAGCCTCAACACTACAAATAGTAACCGCCGTCTCTGAATGGGGAACCGTTGACTGTCCAATAACAGTCTGGGCCACATGATCCAAGGCTGGTATCTCTTCGCCCGTGGACAGCGACTGCCGGTGTGTTATGTGCGTAATAAAAGGTTCTGCACCTGGGGTGAATGGAAGGGATTGTCCATCCGggccgtcaccatggcctGATACCTCTGGAAAACATCTTGTCCAGGTTCTCAACCACTCAACATGAGTCACGTCCCGTAAGCAGTCCGCAAGCTTCGTGAGCCATTTCGTCGCGTTCTGCTCCATTGTGGCGAGCTCCAAAGGATCCCTCATTCGCGCAGTCTTCAATAGTTGCATGATTTTCGTCTGCGTACTCCACGGCCAGCCTAAGATCCGGCCTGAAGATGGTTCTAGGAACAAAATGTCCATCCCATAGGCCAGGACATCTGAGGGCCTGCTCATCTGCGTCGTCTGGAGACCCCATGCCCATCAGACGGCCCAGAGCCAAAGGGATGAGCCTTGACACGTCGTCTTGCATGATGGGATGCCGGTCGGAAGCGGTCCGAAACATGTAGCGCACGAATTCCACGTCTGTGACCTCTTCTCTCATGGCCTTGGTCACAAGTATGCGCAACACCGAAACAGAGCGCTCTCCAGCCTGCAGTTGCCGGGCCGTCTCCAGGCCTTGTCTCCAGGACAGATGAGCTTTTGGATGGATCTCAGACCACAGCTCCATCATTGCGGCGTGTTTGTCATAATCCGGCTCCTGCGGCAGCTGCTTCTCATCTGAATCTGAATAAGATGCAGACAGATGCATATGGGCGGGATTAGGCTCCCGATAAAGCCAGAGGTTGGTCTGATCAGGCATTGTCTAGAACAGTTCCAGACTATGCTGCCTGCGCAAAGGGTAGACAGTGAGATGGAGAACCAACGTTGAATAGTGTTAATATCCTCCGGGAGACGTGAGATGCGAGAGGGCGGATGATATGGCATCAGGGTGGGAGCTGGTGAGTGATGcataaaagaagaagcaaagaggaagaagtgagagaagcagagaagagagaagcttcATGATCCGTGCACAGACCTCGATGCatggtgatgacggcgatgtGAGGGTGCCAGATGGCTGCCAGGAGAGAGGGACCTACCATTTGCTGCAGCTATACACATGTTTGTAGGTACCTTACAATTGATCAACTCTGACGGTCCTCTCCAGCTGTGGCCAAGGTTAGCAATTGGCTTGGATCGAACGAGGCGAGCACGATGGAGTGAATCGGTTTCCATCGATTAATGAGTACATATGGAAGTTCTGCTAAAGTATAGATATATCCTGTAGCCCTATCAGCAAAGCCTGTGCCTCCTGTGTGAATAATCGACAATCGCCATATACGACGTCAATCGTGGCTCTAAGGGGTATACCATTCTGCCAATACAATAGAAGCACATCTGTCTGTACCCTACCTGTTTACAGACTACGGCCATCCATAACATAGCATAACGCCAAACTCTCACAGCAAAAGCTCTCTTGAGAAATGGAAATTGGTGTGTATACCTAAGTAGATGCTACATTCATCAAATCATTGCTGTTTTCATCTTAAATCCTCCCTCCCATCCTTTCCTTTACACGCTCCCTTTTATCAATCCTTACAAAGCCATGTCTCACAGCAAACAACCCCATTTACAAGATCCCAGGAATGAGAATACCGCCGAGAAGCCCACCAGAACGAGGACACAAAAGCCCCAGACTACCAAGGCCACCCAAACTCCCCGTCAGTCCTCCAAGACCTCCAGTCAATCCTCCAAGACCACCAGTTAACCCTCCCAGGCCGCCCGTCGACTCACCAAGACCGCCTGTAAGTCCTCCCAACCCACTCGCAGCCCCCGTCAGTCCGCTCGTAGCCCCTCCAAGGCCGCCCGTGGTCCCGGCCAACAGAGCTCCCAACGCCGGAATGCTCTTGAGAATATCCAAAAGTGCAGTCGAGCCCGCAAGAGCCCCCGTAGTAGCATTAGCTATAGTTGTGCCGACCGCACCGGTGGTGGCATTAGTATTAGTGACGTTGAGCGGGTCAATCACACCCCCAGGGTTTCCCAGCGCGCCCGTCACCGTGTTGGTGGCATTGCCGGCAGCATCAGTGGCAATCTGTCTCTTGTCGTTGAGGTGGAACGTCTCGTGCAGTGCCCCCATAAAGGTATCCATCATCTCGGCTTCCTTGTCGTTCAGGCCGAgctcgtgcttgtgcttggagaGGACCTTGATCACGGCCAGCTGGCGCTCGCTGAATATGTCGGATAGGTGCATGTGTGAAAgggcagcaatggcatctgCGGACATGTCGGATGCCGTGTCGGTCTTCATCTCGGCGGACATTTCTGTGGGGGCGGCGAATGCGCTGCCCACGAGGATGGAGACGACGGCGGTGGTGAACCTCATTTTTGAGacgttgtttttttcttcccttctaTGACAGGTTGGGAAACTCTTTTGAGGTGTGTCGTTGAAgagtatgtatgtatgaggGTTGATTGTGAGCTCCCTGTTGCTGGAATACTCTCGTCTTTATATTCGACGGTAACCAACACGGATTTCTTTTGAAACGCTTCATGACGTTTTTCAAGGAATTTCTGTGTTGATGGCATTTTATTCGTTTCAGAATGTTGCCTAGGCAATCACCGACACGGAGACCTTTAGGAATGCAATCATGCTATCTAGTTATACACTCACAACAGCTTTCGTACCACGTCTCGTAGAGACATGCAGTAAATCACATGTTGGTAGTTGGTATTCATCGACAGCAGTCCATATCCCAGATGTACGCCTTAAGATCTTCAGGCACAGGCAATGAAGCCAAAATGAAGACAGAGGGATCGCCAGTGGAGGAGCAGGACAATGCCGGCCCTTTGAGACTCCATACCATCCCATCAAGGGATCAGCCCTGGGCAAGAGTCAACAACCTCCCTTGACAGGGGTAGCATGACATCCTGATTCATTTCCCCGTCCAACGTTGGCCAGGACATGCAAAGGAAAGCAGCATACATAATGTTTCTCGAGGATTGTAATATTTTCAACATGCGAGATGGCAGAAAAGCCGGTTTGGGAAAATAGCATGCGGATCATGTTGATCACTGGTTTCGTTCTCGTTCATTTGCCCATTCACATACCATCAATGAACCAAGTTGCCGGTGAGGCTGTATCCTATGCAGCCCTTCCATTGTAATGGAAATTAATTCGCCAACTTTCAACGACTTTCTGTCTTTGGTAAGTCTTGGTTTACAAGTTAAACGCAGAGAAGATTATATCACCATTCTGTTCTGGCACATGAACTGGCACAAATCCGTTACTGTCTCATATTGTTCTCAATTCATGGCGCCATATCCTTCCCCAGAAAGTCTTACAATCGTCGGCCCAGAAGCAGCATTAGGCCAATGGATCCTAACAATGTTGTCTCATGCTACGAGTGTGCATTGGTGAATGCAGACCACATGGACAAGCTGTTGCTGTATAGTGCTCCCTGGAGTGATAATTCATATCGCTCACTCACGTATTCATTCCAACAAGTCTGCATATGCATCTAATATATCCCAGGAACTTGAATAGGCCAACGTCGTAAATATGTCCACATtatatatgtacatgtgtATAGATTGTAGGTATATAGTAGACTCCATTATGTCAGGCATTCCAGCATTCCAGCATACGCCAATCAACCAAATCTAATGCCTGAATTGGCGCTCCATGTCCCTCCGCTACCCTGTGACCCTCCCGCTGGTGGCCCTCCAAATTTGATGCCCATAGAGGGGTTCCACGTTCCAGGCATCGGGCTTGGTGTCTGCCCAGGCTGTGGCTGCACCTGTGGCTgcactggctgctgctgtgttTGGCCAGCCCAAGATTGTATCGAGGCCTCTGCGGGACTCTGGACGGCGGGCCTTGAAAATAAGGGCTGTTGCTGCGGTTGTTGATAATGCTGCGgctgtggtggtggctgctggtaCGATTGTTGATATGACTGCTGGTATGACGGCTGGTATTGGTCGTGTTGGGTTGGTTGGTGGGCAACGGGATGGGCTGCAAATCCGGATGGAGCCTGAGCTGCCTGCTGGTGGGTGATGTTGAGATTCGAAAGGGGAGGCATATTGAGTTCCCTGATCGAACAATGTTAGCCCGCAAACAACCGCATTCCACATTCTTTACGACAAACTTACTCTTCCAGACGCCTCGCCTCAATCCGTCGCTCCGCCGCCCAGGCTTTGACGGCATCCCGGAAACCATTCGCAACTATCTTGTTGAGGTCATTGTAGAATTTCCTTCCCACCTCCAAGTTGGTCCCAATCTCCTTGTATTTGAAATACGCGCcgttgagcttctgcagcaccTGTTCGCGATCTCGATGACCCTTGCCATCAATGAGGCGTTTCTGAGACTCAAACTCCCTGTTTGCGCGCTGAAGAAGCGTCAAGAGATTATCTtgctcttgcgcttctttttcaatggcttcaagttcGGGCTCATACAGCTTGTCCAGTCGCTTTTCGAAAAATTCTTCAAAATGAACCGTCTGCAAGGGCGTCGTAGTATACGTCCGTTCTAGGCGAGCCGCTTCCTTGAGAATATCGGGTTTAATGTCGTCGCGCCGTGCCGCCTCCCTCAAGCTTTCGAcctttttcctcctcctacTCTCCAGCCGCAGGATATCATTGTACACACTTCGCAATCGCCCAACGGATGCTTTCAAATCACCCGACGTTTCGACGGGGGCACTCGCAGGCACGTAGTTCATCAGAGACTGGTTCGACCCCGACAAAACTTCCAACAAGTCCTTGTTCGTCATGAACTTTTCCCGAACGGCATCATCGCTAATTGAGCTATTCTGGAAATAGCCTTCGATTTCGCCTATTGCTGCCCAGAACTTGGAACCGTTGGGGTCAGCCTGACTCTCTGGTCGTCGCCATCTGCTGGTGCCGTATTTCCTCCGCAGCtgttcatcttcatccttttCAGCGGCTAGCGCTgctttgccttcttcaaaAATCGCCCAGTCGTTGGACCGCAGCTTGTCAATGTCGGCAAAACTCCTTTGaatcttgttgatggcgtcgGATTGTCGAATTTCCTCTGCGTGCTGAATCAAGCTTGGCGGTAGACCAAGCGGCTTTTCCAGAGCTTGCAGAGATCCAGGTAAGCCAATGGAGCTGAGAAGCGTGTGAATCTTTTCAGTCAAATTCTCGAGCTCCTGGATGATGTTTTGGTTCACCGTCCGATCTCTGCGCTCCTCGTAGATGGATATAGCCACATGAACTGAGAACGGAACCAGTTTCGAAAACAGCGCCGGCCCAAGCTCAGCGTGATCCCCGAGGTAGTCGAGAGGATTGGCCACCTGAGGAGGCGTTCTGGCTGTAGCCATGTTGGCTCTCTCGAGGATTTTCAATTCAGCTTTCGGAGGGACAGGATCTTTACGTGATTGTTAGCGCGCAACGAGCTCCAAAGGGAGTACCAGCCAAGACATACTAAGGAAGATTAAGTCGTTGTCCTTTTCGGCCCTCTTCAAATCTTCCTCCAGCTTTCGCTTCAATGCCTGCAAATCCTCCATGACGGTCTTGTTTAATGAGGACACCCGGCCCTCTTTGATCCCATCATTTGCGCAGAGGACGGCGTCCTTTAGACGCGCAATCTCCTCGCCGtactttctcttttctaGGCAATCGCATGCGGCGCGGTACTGAGCGGCTGCTGCAAAGTGGTGATGCTTTGCGTTCATGTGATGGATCCACTCGCTGCTGATGGCTTCACTGTGAACGGCGGCCTCGGCTGCTAGATTGTACAGGTCAGAGACCCTCGCAGCCAGCTTTGCGATTGAAGCGTCCTTGTAGCCGTCCATGACCGCCTTCTGCCAGAAGCACTCCTGGCTCTGCGCCAAAAAGAGCTGCACCAGGGACTCGAGGGTATTGTTGTCCATGTCGTCGGGCGGGTCGGACATGCGCAGCTCGGGAAGCACGGATTTCTGAACGTGGGAGAGGACGCCGGCGGCGAGAGAGAAGTAATTGGCTGCCGATTTCAGACCTTCGGTGTCTCCTCGGGGAGTGTTGAGGGCCAGCTGGGAATACAGGGCGGCGAGATTGTAGAGGACATTCATGAGCTCGTACTTGAGGTTGTTGCGCGCCATCGGCCGCTCGGTGTGGTAGCCCAGCGCGGGATACCAAGTGAATTCGGCGCCAATCTAGAGTCAatccaagccatcatcagcatctggTGTCTTTGCCGTCATATCTTAtgactcttcttcctcgattTCCTGTTCAATTTCCACCCTAATCTTCCAGGACAACAAAAACCCCAAAGTTGTTACGCACATCGATTGGAAACTTGCCACCAATCCACACGAGCTGGCCCGCATACACCTGCAGCTTCCGGATGCCGCTCAGATGCGGCTCCCGCACATTGACGGCGTCTCGGCGCAGCGCATCCACCGCCTCGAGATCAAACTGGAACATGTCCGGGTGCTGGTCATATTTAGTGTTGATGTACTGCCGGATCGTCGTCGACAGCGAAATCTGAAGCGACCGGCGGAACGGGATGCAAAGAATGTTGGTGGACGGCCTGCAGTAAATAACAAGCGGTCAGAAAGCGCAAAACACAGCAGAGGATCGGGGGGGAGGGATTCCATACGTGGACATTTTGGGCGCCGGGCCGCTGTCGGGCCTCGAGGGAATGCAGAAAAGCTACAGAGGAGTTTGtaggagaggaagaagctatCATGACATGACCAGCTCCGGGTACTATTTGATTCTTTGTTGCTGGTCGGTGGTTGGCGGGGCATTGCCGGGTTATCCATGGAGGGGCGTCATCGATGACTCAGCAGCTTTTCATCATTTCAAGTGTCGCTTCATACATACCCTGAACCTGTGATATTAATCAAAGGGATTGATTCAACAAGGCAGAGATGCTGTAGTTAGACGATCGAAATTCTAGAGTATATGCTTCATGTATATTGAGACTATCCAGTAGCTACAGCTCAAGTGACCAGCGAGACACATCGTTATTTACCCACATGGAGAAGTATAGTAGTGCTTCTAGCAGAGGTTTATTAGTACTAATAATATACCACATAAATAATACACCAAATCAAGGCCGAACGAAATGCAAAGGATCAACAAGTTATCAGTCAATTAACAGTCCTAATTTGGTATCCATAATCTTTAGTATTGTCACAACACTCAAAACACATCCAAGTTTTCGTCCTACCCATTACGTTTATCGGAGAGTTGGGGGTTGGTCGAGGACTGCCACTCCTCCAAGTTCTGACAATCCTCGGCAGTTGTGAATTCTGCAGGGTTCGATCTATCATGGCAACTCTCAATGCCAGATCTCTACCATAGTCCTTCTTGCTAATTGGTCATCAATTAGGGTGCCGGTCCTCAGAGAGACGCCTTCTACAGTCGAGGCTGTCGATTGCTTCAAAGAGAGGGACCAAGTTCCAGTAGCCGAGTTGATGTTCCTGTCCAGCTGAACCAAGCGAAAACCAGCCTCCTGGTCATATCTACATATCTACTTTTTGATGTGGAAATATCCAAGCACCAGAAACACCATATCGTGGTAAAGAGGTCTAATATTTTATTCATATCGTCTATAGCTCCCTTTTATCAAAAAGGTCATTGGCTCAGCCCAGCACTGCATCCTCTCGGCCTCGTCTCAGCCCATGTAACTTGCAGTTCCTACAAATTGTCTTGCATCGTATAATTCAAAGCAATGTGGCGCTGCACTAGGCCATCATCGCGAAAAGACAAAGTCTACATGACATGATACACCCTGAGCCCAATGCGTCaggatgaaagaagaaaaaaaaaaaaaatagcaAAATGgtgaggaagaaaacaatCATTGAGGAatcattgaagaaaagaaattatCAACTCCCTCACATTCGACTTCAAGGACAAAGCACCCTTCGAGCTGTTCATGTCCCGTTTCCGACTCTATTGTACGGGATGCACGTCGATATGGATATCCAGCCCACCAAGCTCCAAAACGCCAGCcgttgagaaagaaaaaaaattggaataaaagaaaataatctATGGTTTGCTGACTTTTGGCATTGGAGCAGCCTTTGGTGGTATCATGTGTCGTGTCTTGGGCCTTTCTGTGGGAAGAGAACGATTCGCGTCCTAGACACAAGGTACGTCGCACAGCCCGACTACCCAGATGGGACATAACCGTCCTGTCCTGGTGACACCCGGGGGGAGAAAACGGTGTCTCAAGCTGTCCAACGTTACCTGCCTCTCCCTCAGACTCGAGCAGAGATTAAAGGGCAAAGGTTGCACCGCGTCGAGTTTTCCGGCTTTATGAGGGGATCCAAACAAGCTCAATGACACCGTCAATGTTGCTCATTGGCTGCTTATCGGCGTGGACCCATCTCTCGTCATTTCTGCTTCGCGTATATGTTTGCAGAACGGAACCATCCGATTGGAGTTCGGACTCCTGAAGCTCCCAGGAAATCTTGCGCCCCGTCTTGAGGAGCGACTGTCGCCGCGGGCCAAACATAAAGTCAAGGTTCCAGCCCTTGTTCTCAGGCGCAGCGTACAAAGTGGCTTCCAGCTGGTTGGTATCGAAAGTGATGCCTTGGGGATAGTGGGCAATGGAGTAGCCcgagatgatgaagtcgTCCGTGGTTTGGAAGCGCATCAGAGTGCAATCCTCGCCACACGCGTGGGCAATCTTGGTGTATTGTCCAGGCTTGGCGCTGTgccagccgccgccacggTAATGATGCAGCGAGAGCGGCTTGATGCCCCATTCGTAGAAACCACTGGGGTGGCCGAAAAAGTCGAGCTGCCAGAGGTCCCAGAGAGTGGTCAATCGCACCTCTGTGTTTTCGTAGATGCACTTGCGCAGGATGATGTCGCCCTGAGGACCCCAGCCGGAGTTGGACTCGAGAATCTTGGCCTGCGTGGTACAGCCGCCAAAGTGGCCAGTGATTTTCTCTGCCATAGACCGCGACAGGAAGACGCCCGCTCCTCCAAAGGCCTGAGAGCCGTGACGCTCAATGGCACCGACGTCTTCGGACAAAGTGCCAATGTACATGTCCCTTGTGTGGTCAAAGGTCGCCATTTTCTCAATGAGGCCATGCATGTTGGGGAAAAAGGTGTCGTCATCACAAGTTACCAGCCACtttctgctttttgcttcGGGATGGGTGAAGAGAGTTGGCACCAGAGTCAGGTATCGGACGGCCATCTCAACAGACGAGTCGGAGTGGTAGACGTCGACATCGATGCCCACGTCGCCCAGCATGTTGGCCACCTCTTGAAGCTGATCGTCGGTGGCATCGAGGAGCatgagcagcagcttgccgccgTTTGAGTTGCCGTGGCTGTCGGTGAGCCAAAAGATCCACTCGTTGATGGGCGTCGTGCTTGCGTCCATGAAGCGTTTGTACGTGGTCGAGACTCCAAAGATGTAGTCGGACGCGTTGACGGTGCGAGGGTAGTCTGACGCGGGCACGT
The sequence above is drawn from the Trichoderma breve strain T069 chromosome 5, whole genome shotgun sequence genome and encodes:
- a CDS encoding BRO1-like domain-containing protein, which gives rise to MSTPSTNILCIPFRRSLQISLSTTIRQYINTKYDQHPDMFQFDLEAVDALRRDAVNVREPHLSGIRKLQVYAGQLVWIGGKFPIDIGAEFTWYPALGYHTERPMARNNLKYELMNVLYNLAALYSQLALNTPRGDTEGLKSAANYFSLAAGVLSHVQKSVLPELRMSDPPDDMDNNTLESLVQLFLAQSQECFWQKAVMDGYKDASIAKLAARVSDLYNLAAEAAVHSEAISSEWIHHMNAKHHHFAAAAQYRAACDCLEKRKYGEEIARLKDAVLCANDGIKEGRVSSLNKTVMEDLQALKRKLEEDLKRAEKDNDLIFLNPVPPKAELKILERANMATARTPPQVANPLDYLGDHAELGPALFSKLVPFSVHVAISIYEERRDRTVNQNIIQELENLTEKIHTLLSSIGLPGSLQALEKPLGLPPSLIQHAEEIRQSDAINKIQRSFADIDKLRSNDWAIFEEGKAALAAEKDEDEQLRRKYGTSRWRRPESQADPNGSKFWAAIGEIEGYFQNSSISDDAVREKFMTNKDLLEVLSGSNQSLMNYVPASAPVETSGDLKASVGRLRSVYNDILRLESRRRKKVESLREAARRDDIKPDILKEAARLERTYTTTPLQTVHFEEFFEKRLDKLYEPELEAIEKEAQEQDNLLTLLQRANREFESQKRLIDGKGHRDREQVLQKLNGAYFKYKEIGTNLEVGRKFYNDLNKIVANGFRDAVKAWAAERRIEARRLEEELNMPPLSNLNITHQQAAQAPSGFAAHPVAHQPTQHDQYQPSYQQSYQQSPAVQSPAEASIQSWAGQTQQQPVQPQVQPQPGQTPSPMPGTWNPSMGIKFGGPPAGGSQGSGGTWSANSGIRFG
- a CDS encoding fringe-like domain-containing protein; translated protein: MKSPIVRSILGALCVFIIIMATMHNDSLHVRSKLFEQAGRTGSSHASQQHLDSKPASSPKVKMDCNADLAHLTQIKERYNLEDRFQYMKRYVRFTRKDGLERKRMTKLSQKLLPDSFRTVELSKGFGGGDVCAAPLEVDVPASDYPRTVNASDYIFGVSTTYKRFMDASTTPINEWIFWLTDSHGNSNGGKLLLMLLDATDDQLQEVANMLGDVGIDVDVYHSDSSVEMAVRYLTLVPTLFTHPEAKSRKWLVTCDDDTFFPNMHGLIEKMATFDHTRDMYIGTLSEDVGAIERHGSQAFGGAGVFLSRSMAEKITGHFGGCTTQAKILESNSGWGPQGDIILRKCIYENTEVRLTTLWDLWQLDFFGHPSGFYEWGIKPLSLHHYRGGGWHSAKPGQYTKIAHACGEDCTLMRFQTTDDFIISGYSIAHYPQGITFDTNQLEATLYAAPENKGWNLDFMFGPRRQSLLKTGRKISWELQESELQSDGSVLQTYTRSRNDERWVHADKQPMSNIDGVIELVWIPS